Proteins from a single region of Bradyrhizobium diazoefficiens:
- a CDS encoding Hsp20/alpha crystallin family protein — protein MARTNLIPWGRDRDLSTSRSEDYNPFLTLHREMNRLFDDAFRGFDLAPASGSLFEQSARWPSIEVNETDKDVKVTAELPGLEEKDVQVELANGALSIKGEKKTETEDKDRKFSERYYGRFERRIPIEDVDQDKISAAFKNGVLTVTMPKLPQAESKVKRIAINSK, from the coding sequence ATGGCTAGGACCAATCTTATCCCCTGGGGCCGTGATCGTGATCTGAGCACGAGCCGCAGCGAAGATTACAATCCGTTCCTGACACTCCATCGGGAGATGAATCGCCTGTTCGATGACGCTTTCCGAGGTTTCGATCTCGCCCCCGCCAGCGGTAGCCTCTTCGAGCAGTCGGCGAGGTGGCCGAGTATCGAGGTTAATGAGACCGACAAGGACGTAAAGGTCACGGCGGAATTGCCGGGACTTGAGGAGAAAGACGTCCAGGTCGAACTCGCCAACGGCGCTCTCTCGATCAAGGGAGAGAAGAAGACCGAGACGGAAGACAAGGATCGCAAGTTCAGCGAGCGCTACTATGGCAGGTTTGAACGGCGCATCCCGATCGAAGACGTGGATCAGGACAAGATCTCTGCCGCGTTCAAGAACGGCGTACTGACGGTCACCATGCCAAAGCTGCCGCAAGCTGAATCCAAGGTGAAGCGTATCGCGATCAACTCGAAATGA
- a CDS encoding phosphoribosyltransferase family protein, giving the protein MRSAPEQLSEVSIGPHGLAGILGIPEGAAGIVIFAHGSGSGRLSPRNNEVAAGLREAGFATLLLDLLSPKEERDRRNVFDIPLLASRLSEAADWTRDRRELDTLPIGYFGASTGAAVALVSAAKRQDVAAVVSRGGRPELAADALRAVNAPTLLIVGGADLAVIPLNRSALAQLACEKEFVIVPGATHLFEEPGTLEQVVQHAKRWFQRFLSSPLRDPGSTVFADRHEAGRRLVPALSKFKDLNPIVLALPRGGVPVAFEVAQALNAPLDVVLVRKIGAPGHEELGLGAVVDGAHPQVVMNEEIVRAVQPPSGYLEGETSRQLAEIERRRRIYRGGEAPLEVTGRTVIVVDDGIATGGTMKAVLKAVSSAKAARLVLAIPVAPGDSIASLSADADEIICLITPDPFFAVGMHYRDFRQTSDGEVIQLLRRANLTRQRQAPA; this is encoded by the coding sequence ATGAGAAGCGCACCAGAGCAGCTCAGCGAAGTCTCCATCGGACCACACGGCCTAGCAGGGATTCTGGGCATCCCGGAAGGCGCTGCCGGGATCGTGATCTTCGCCCATGGAAGCGGTAGCGGCCGCCTGAGCCCGCGCAACAACGAGGTGGCCGCCGGCCTGCGCGAGGCTGGTTTTGCGACGTTATTGCTCGATCTTCTGAGCCCGAAAGAGGAACGCGACCGCCGCAATGTCTTCGACATTCCGCTTTTGGCGTCACGGCTCTCCGAAGCAGCCGACTGGACCCGCGACAGGCGAGAGCTCGATACGCTTCCGATCGGTTACTTCGGCGCGAGCACCGGTGCCGCAGTTGCACTGGTTTCTGCGGCCAAGCGGCAGGATGTCGCCGCCGTGGTGTCGCGAGGCGGCCGACCAGAGCTTGCCGCAGACGCACTGCGCGCCGTCAACGCCCCGACGCTCTTGATCGTCGGCGGAGCCGATCTCGCGGTCATCCCGCTCAACCGCTCGGCGCTTGCGCAGCTGGCTTGCGAGAAGGAATTCGTTATCGTTCCCGGAGCGACGCACCTCTTCGAAGAACCCGGTACGCTTGAGCAGGTCGTGCAACACGCGAAGCGATGGTTTCAACGATTCCTCTCCTCGCCGCTACGGGACCCCGGCTCCACGGTTTTCGCCGACCGACATGAAGCCGGACGCAGGCTCGTCCCAGCTCTGTCGAAGTTCAAGGACCTGAACCCGATCGTGCTCGCGCTGCCACGTGGCGGCGTGCCCGTCGCGTTCGAAGTCGCACAGGCGCTGAACGCACCCCTTGATGTAGTCCTTGTTCGCAAGATCGGGGCGCCCGGACACGAGGAGCTCGGACTCGGTGCCGTCGTGGACGGCGCGCATCCGCAGGTCGTCATGAACGAAGAAATCGTTCGCGCGGTTCAGCCGCCAAGCGGCTATCTGGAAGGCGAGACGTCGCGGCAACTCGCCGAGATCGAGCGTCGCCGTCGCATCTACCGCGGCGGCGAAGCCCCCCTCGAGGTAACCGGCCGCACCGTCATCGTGGTCGACGACGGCATTGCGACCGGCGGCACCATGAAGGCCGTGCTCAAGGCCGTTTCGAGCGCGAAAGCCGCTCGTTTGGTGCTTGCAATTCCGGTCGCGCCCGGTGACTCAATTGCCAGCCTGAGTGCGGATGCCGACGAGATCATTTGCCTGATCACTCCCGATCCGTTCTTTGCAGTCGGCATGCACTATCGGGATTTCAGACAGACCTCCGACGGTGAGGTCATCCAATTGTTGCGTCGCGCAAATCTCACCCGCCAAAGGCAGGCGCCGGCGTGA